Proteins encoded within one genomic window of Amorphoplanes friuliensis DSM 7358:
- a CDS encoding sigma-70 family RNA polymerase sigma factor, with product MMPEPDLTALAAAAAAGDRDALTDLIRATQHDVLRFLTPLSSHGDAEDLAQETYLRAVRALPDFAGRSSVRTWLFAIARHVAADAVRLAGRRPRAASLPDWQATADAVAPQQSRFEEQHALQDLLAGLDPDRREAFVATQIAGLSYAEAAEVCDCPVGTIRSRVARAREDLVAAVSDTRPEQRRIG from the coding sequence GTGATGCCGGAGCCCGACCTCACCGCCCTCGCAGCTGCCGCGGCAGCCGGTGACCGCGACGCCCTGACGGACCTGATCCGCGCGACCCAGCACGACGTGCTGCGCTTCCTCACTCCGCTCTCCTCCCACGGCGACGCCGAGGACCTGGCTCAGGAGACCTACCTGCGGGCCGTGCGGGCCCTGCCCGACTTCGCCGGACGATCCTCGGTGCGGACCTGGCTCTTCGCCATCGCCCGCCACGTGGCCGCCGACGCCGTTCGCCTCGCCGGCCGGCGGCCCCGGGCGGCGTCCCTGCCCGACTGGCAGGCCACCGCCGACGCTGTCGCACCCCAGCAGTCCCGCTTCGAGGAGCAGCACGCCCTGCAGGACCTGCTCGCCGGTCTCGACCCCGACCGGCGGGAGGCATTCGTCGCCACCCAGATCGCCGGGTTGTCCTACGCCGAGGCGGCCGAGGTCTGCGACTGCCCGGTCGGCACCATCCGCTCCCGCGTCGCCCGCGCCCGCGAGGACCTGGTCGCCGCGGTCAGCGACACCCGTCCGGAGCAACGCCGGATCGGCTGA
- a CDS encoding PepSY-associated TM helix domain-containing protein: MAAERCEVLMSTTTPVTSAPPVTRPRAAPARSIGPLLLRLHFYAGVFVAPFLLLAAISGLAYAFSPQIDRIVYADELVIAEPGGSARPMSELLNAARASHPVGTVTAIRAGDGDRTTQIDFTAPGLDAMHAETVYVNQYTGAVTGQLTTWFASTPTQTWLDDLHTSMHLGKYGFLYSEFAASWLAFIALGGLILWWRRQRGKKMLAPELAAKKGVRRTRSFHASLGVWLTLGLLFLAATGLTWSDYAGVNFGKAVDALQGSRPAVATTLAGAAPVAAGGHHGGGTTPAATAGIDPATQVDSVLKTATDNGITRSVAVTVPADATTAWTVSENKVTWPLGRDSIAVDGATGAVTDRSNFADWPVMAKLTQWGVYAHMGQLFGLANQIVLAALAIGLITVIVWGYRMWWQRRPTRADRRALAGTPPPRGAWQQLPTWVIVVGVPVVFAVGWFVPLFGIPLVAFLLIDVVVGAIRRRRGNRPRPEVPVSPAPAGR; the protein is encoded by the coding sequence GTGGCCGCCGAACGCTGTGAGGTGCTGATGTCCACCACCACCCCCGTCACGTCCGCCCCACCGGTGACGAGACCGAGGGCTGCGCCCGCGCGCAGCATCGGTCCCCTGCTGTTACGTCTGCACTTCTACGCCGGTGTCTTCGTCGCGCCGTTCCTTCTCCTGGCCGCCATCAGCGGGCTCGCCTACGCGTTCTCCCCTCAGATCGACCGCATCGTGTACGCCGACGAACTCGTGATCGCCGAGCCCGGTGGCTCAGCGCGGCCGATGTCCGAGCTGCTCAACGCCGCCCGGGCCAGTCATCCCGTCGGCACTGTGACCGCGATCCGGGCCGGCGACGGCGACCGCACCACGCAGATCGACTTCACCGCGCCCGGCCTGGACGCCATGCACGCCGAGACCGTCTACGTGAACCAGTACACCGGCGCGGTGACCGGGCAGCTGACCACCTGGTTCGCCAGCACACCGACGCAGACCTGGCTCGACGACCTGCACACCAGCATGCATCTCGGCAAGTACGGCTTTCTCTACTCGGAGTTCGCCGCCAGCTGGCTCGCGTTCATCGCCCTGGGCGGGCTGATCCTGTGGTGGCGCCGCCAGCGCGGCAAGAAGATGCTGGCACCCGAGCTCGCCGCGAAGAAGGGTGTGCGCCGTACCCGCAGCTTTCACGCCTCGCTCGGTGTGTGGCTGACCCTGGGCCTGCTGTTCCTGGCTGCGACCGGGCTGACCTGGTCCGACTATGCGGGCGTCAACTTCGGCAAGGCGGTCGACGCGCTGCAGGGCAGCCGCCCGGCGGTGGCGACGACACTGGCCGGTGCCGCCCCGGTCGCGGCCGGCGGCCACCACGGTGGCGGCACCACCCCCGCTGCCACCGCCGGCATCGACCCGGCGACGCAGGTCGACTCGGTGCTGAAAACCGCGACCGACAACGGCATCACCCGGTCGGTCGCCGTGACCGTGCCGGCTGACGCCACCACCGCCTGGACGGTCTCCGAGAACAAGGTGACGTGGCCGCTCGGGCGCGACAGCATCGCCGTCGACGGCGCCACCGGTGCCGTGACCGACCGCAGCAACTTCGCCGACTGGCCGGTGATGGCCAAGCTCACCCAGTGGGGCGTCTACGCCCACATGGGCCAGCTGTTCGGCCTGGCCAACCAGATCGTGCTCGCCGCACTGGCGATCGGCCTGATCACGGTGATCGTCTGGGGCTACCGCATGTGGTGGCAGCGGCGCCCCACCCGCGCCGACCGCCGGGCCCTGGCCGGAACCCCGCCCCCGCGCGGCGCCTGGCAGCAGCTGCCCACCTGGGTGATCGTCGTGGGCGTACCTGTGGTGTTCGCGGTGGGCTGGTTCGTGCCGCTGTTCGGCATACCGCTGGTCGCGTTCCTGCTCATCGACGTCGTCGTCGGCGCAATCCGCAGGCGACGCGGCAACCGTCCGCGGCCCGAGGTGCCCGTCTCCCCCGCCCCGGCCGGACGCTGA
- a CDS encoding sigma-70 family RNA polymerase sigma factor has product MVGSGVPVDPLPGPEPDHNLVSLAAEAAAGDRAAFTDLVQATQRDVMRFLGSIAPWREVEDLTQETFLRAFRALPAFAGRSTVRTWLFAIAKRVAVDAVRHAASRPRLIAVPDWRSVAEGGSVRFEEEHALHDLVAGLSAERREAFVITQVVGLSYAEAAEICGCPIGTIRSRVARAREDLVTAMQEARLGHRDVI; this is encoded by the coding sequence ATGGTGGGTTCCGGCGTCCCGGTGGACCCGTTGCCGGGCCCCGAGCCCGACCACAACCTGGTCTCACTGGCAGCGGAGGCCGCGGCCGGTGACCGGGCCGCCTTCACCGACCTCGTCCAGGCGACACAACGCGACGTCATGCGGTTCCTGGGCAGCATCGCCCCGTGGCGTGAGGTCGAGGATCTGACCCAGGAGACCTTCCTGCGCGCCTTCCGGGCCCTGCCCGCCTTCGCCGGCCGTTCCACGGTACGCACCTGGTTGTTCGCCATCGCCAAACGTGTCGCCGTGGACGCGGTGCGCCACGCCGCGAGCCGCCCGCGTCTGATCGCCGTGCCCGACTGGCGCAGTGTGGCCGAGGGCGGCTCGGTGCGCTTCGAGGAAGAACACGCCCTGCACGATCTGGTCGCTGGGCTCTCCGCCGAGCGCCGGGAGGCCTTTGTCATCACGCAGGTCGTGGGTCTGTCCTATGCGGAGGCAGCCGAGATCTGCGGTTGTCCGATCGGGACGATCCGCTCCCGCGTCGCCCGTGCCCGCGAGGACCTGGTGACCGCGATGCAGGAGGCACGGCTGGGCCACCGGGACGTCATCTGA
- a CDS encoding cytochrome c oxidase assembly protein: MRTPSLVAVVTSTAVVVLVTALIFGGAVDGSVLPGIPSPGRLTLWALPALTLLANTLGVLTVGATTTAAFLLPGDGRSVSAHGWQLLRRTTWLALLWAATSLALIALTVSDLLGVPAGELSRQTLVSFAGSIAQGQALLTQAGLALLLAVLTRCGVSRGLAAVTAVLAMVTLLPPAFTGHSAGAGDHQVAVTSLALHILAASLWVGGLAGLLLVNRHRRFAETTERYSRLALACFVATAVTGAVNAAVRLGSVQALTDSRYGVLVLLKVVALLAVGVIGAAHRSRTLPALRAGAPWAFLRLAAGELVVLGAAVGLAVALARSPTPVPESVAEPDPLVELLGFDQPGPITAAGLFGNPLPDMFFLTVVAVGIFYYLAGVRRLHRAGHPWPVSRTASWLAGMLILGAITCLGVGKYAYVLFSVHMIQHMVLSMVVPILLVGGAPVTLALRALKRPADPQVRGAREWLTVALHSRPMRFLSHPLVALGIYVTSLYGLYLSSLLGTLMRYHLGHLAMLVHFVLAGYLLFWVLIGIDPGRRRVPPALLTVVHLLAMAAHAFFGFVLLQSTTVIADDWYTAVHPAWASSLLADQHLGAGLAWAFGEVPAAVVMLLLVRQWIRTDEREQARLDRAADRAEASGEADDLARYNAFLAAAARETPQREP, encoded by the coding sequence GTGAGGACGCCGTCGCTGGTCGCCGTGGTGACCAGCACGGCCGTGGTGGTCCTGGTGACAGCGTTGATCTTCGGTGGGGCGGTCGACGGCAGTGTGCTGCCCGGCATCCCCAGCCCCGGCCGGCTGACCCTGTGGGCGCTGCCCGCGCTGACGCTGCTCGCGAACACCCTTGGTGTGCTCACGGTCGGTGCCACGACTACGGCGGCGTTCCTGCTGCCCGGCGACGGTCGCAGCGTGTCGGCCCACGGCTGGCAACTGCTGCGCCGCACGACGTGGCTGGCGCTGCTGTGGGCGGCCACGTCCCTCGCCCTGATCGCTCTGACCGTGTCGGACCTGCTCGGTGTGCCGGCGGGAGAGCTGAGCCGCCAGACGCTGGTCAGTTTTGCGGGCTCCATCGCGCAGGGTCAGGCCCTGCTGACCCAGGCCGGACTCGCCCTGCTGCTGGCCGTCCTGACCCGCTGCGGCGTGTCACGCGGGCTCGCCGCCGTCACCGCCGTGCTGGCGATGGTCACGCTGCTCCCGCCCGCGTTCACCGGGCACTCGGCCGGCGCCGGCGACCACCAGGTCGCCGTCACCAGCCTCGCGCTGCACATCCTGGCGGCGTCACTCTGGGTGGGTGGCCTGGCCGGCCTCCTCCTGGTAAACCGCCACCGCCGCTTCGCCGAGACCACCGAGCGCTACAGCCGGCTGGCCCTGGCCTGTTTTGTGGCGACCGCCGTCACCGGCGCCGTCAACGCGGCGGTCCGGCTCGGGAGCGTCCAGGCCCTCACCGATTCCCGGTACGGCGTACTGGTCCTGCTCAAGGTCGTGGCGCTGCTCGCCGTGGGGGTCATCGGCGCCGCGCACCGCAGCCGTACCCTGCCGGCGCTGCGAGCCGGCGCGCCGTGGGCCTTCCTGCGGCTGGCCGCAGGGGAGCTGGTCGTGCTGGGCGCCGCGGTGGGGCTGGCCGTGGCCCTGGCGCGCAGTCCCACCCCGGTGCCCGAGAGCGTCGCGGAGCCCGATCCGCTGGTCGAACTGCTCGGTTTCGACCAGCCGGGCCCGATCACCGCGGCCGGACTGTTCGGCAACCCCCTGCCGGACATGTTCTTCCTGACGGTCGTTGCGGTGGGCATCTTCTACTATCTGGCCGGGGTCCGCAGGCTGCACCGGGCCGGGCACCCCTGGCCGGTGAGCCGGACCGCGTCCTGGCTGGCGGGGATGCTGATCCTGGGTGCGATCACCTGCCTGGGCGTCGGCAAGTACGCCTACGTGCTGTTCAGCGTGCACATGATCCAGCACATGGTGCTCTCCATGGTGGTGCCGATCCTGCTGGTCGGCGGTGCCCCGGTGACCCTGGCCCTCCGTGCGCTGAAGCGGCCGGCGGACCCGCAGGTGCGCGGCGCCCGCGAATGGCTGACGGTCGCGCTGCACAGCCGGCCCATGCGGTTCCTCAGTCACCCGCTGGTCGCGCTCGGCATCTACGTGACCAGCCTGTACGGCCTCTACCTGAGTAGTCTGCTGGGCACCCTCATGCGGTACCACCTGGGACACCTCGCGATGCTCGTGCACTTCGTGCTCGCCGGGTACCTGCTGTTCTGGGTCCTCATCGGCATCGACCCGGGCCGCCGCCGTGTCCCGCCGGCGCTGCTCACCGTCGTGCACCTGCTGGCGATGGCGGCGCATGCCTTCTTCGGCTTTGTGCTGCTGCAGTCCACGACGGTCATCGCCGACGACTGGTACACCGCCGTGCACCCGGCCTGGGCGTCGTCGTTGCTGGCCGATCAGCACCTCGGCGCCGGTCTGGCGTGGGCCTTCGGTGAGGTGCCCGCCGCGGTTGTCATGCTGCTGCTGGTACGCCAGTGGATCCGTACCGACGAACGGGAACAGGCCCGCCTGGACCGGGCTGCGGACCGCGCCGAGGCCTCCGGCGAAGCGGACGACCTGGCCCGCTACAACGCATTTCTCGCCGCGGCGGCACGGGAAACACCACAGCGGGAACCATGA
- a CDS encoding copper chaperone PCu(A)C, producing MPNILNRGSRRRTLAAVALAGALTTLGLAGCGNGDDTAAAAPTTGPSAATTLTVKDPWVKASKAGVMTAAFGTLVNNTGAAITVVGAESPASPMELHEMTMKDGKMLMQPKQGGFVIEAGGTHELSPGGDHLMLMKPAAEVAAGDEVTFTLKLADGKTVPFAAVAKPFAGAGESYDPGMSMPGSGMPMDGASPMASMTP from the coding sequence ATGCCAAACATCCTGAACCGCGGCTCCCGGCGGCGTACCCTCGCCGCAGTGGCACTGGCCGGCGCACTGACCACGCTCGGTCTCGCCGGCTGCGGTAACGGCGACGACACCGCCGCCGCAGCACCGACCACCGGCCCGTCGGCCGCCACGACCCTGACGGTGAAGGACCCGTGGGTGAAGGCCTCCAAGGCCGGCGTCATGACTGCCGCGTTCGGCACCCTGGTCAACAACACCGGCGCTGCCATCACCGTGGTCGGCGCGGAGTCGCCGGCCTCCCCGATGGAGCTGCACGAGATGACCATGAAGGACGGCAAGATGCTGATGCAGCCCAAGCAGGGCGGCTTTGTCATCGAGGCCGGGGGCACGCACGAGCTGTCGCCGGGTGGCGATCACCTGATGCTGATGAAGCCGGCCGCCGAGGTGGCGGCCGGTGACGAGGTCACGTTCACCCTCAAGCTGGCCGACGGCAAGACCGTGCCGTTCGCCGCGGTCGCCAAGCCCTTTGCCGGTGCCGGCGAGAGCTACGACCCGGGCATGTCCATGCCGGGCTCGGGCATGCCGATGGACGGTGCCTCGCCGATGGCGAGCATGACGCCGTGA
- a CDS encoding Dyp-type peroxidase, with protein sequence MSRRGLLAGGAVAGLGAVAAAVALSGEDTPVPVAATGPLDTGTATVAFHGTRQAGVAQDPPAHAAFVAFTLAAGSDKRTLSRMMRLLSDDAARLTRGVPALGDTDATLAVLPARLTVTFGFGPGLYRVAGVPSPVADLPKFSIDRLERRWSGGDLLLQICADDPLTVAHTQRMLIKDARPFAAVRWVQQGFRRSPGVQAPEHTQRNVLGQLDGTANPRGTEIDPAVWNTDGSTQLVIRRMRAEIEKWDLLAVADKENATGRRLESGAPLSGTNERDEPDFGALDDTGLPKMPDFSHVTRARVTDPGLKILRRPYNYDGVPNALGHPDAGLIFAAYQRDIARQFVPIQQRLADKDLLNEWITPIGSAVFAIPPGCAEGGWIGEQVLA encoded by the coding sequence GTGAGCAGGCGAGGCCTGCTCGCCGGGGGTGCGGTCGCCGGCCTCGGTGCGGTCGCCGCAGCTGTTGCACTGTCCGGTGAGGACACTCCCGTCCCGGTCGCGGCCACGGGCCCGCTGGACACCGGTACGGCCACCGTGGCCTTCCACGGCACCCGCCAGGCTGGAGTGGCCCAGGACCCGCCGGCACACGCCGCCTTCGTGGCCTTCACCCTCGCCGCCGGCAGCGACAAACGGACCCTGAGCCGGATGATGCGGCTGCTGTCCGACGACGCCGCCCGCCTGACCCGGGGCGTTCCCGCGCTGGGTGACACCGACGCCACCCTCGCGGTGCTGCCGGCCCGGCTGACCGTCACCTTCGGCTTCGGCCCCGGCCTGTACCGCGTGGCCGGGGTGCCGTCACCGGTCGCGGATCTGCCGAAGTTCTCCATCGACCGGCTGGAACGGCGCTGGTCCGGCGGTGACCTGCTGCTGCAGATCTGCGCCGACGACCCGCTCACGGTCGCGCACACCCAGCGGATGCTGATCAAGGATGCGCGGCCGTTCGCCGCGGTCCGGTGGGTGCAGCAGGGCTTCCGGCGCAGCCCCGGCGTGCAGGCACCCGAGCACACCCAGCGCAACGTGCTGGGTCAGCTCGACGGCACGGCCAATCCCCGCGGCACCGAGATCGACCCGGCCGTGTGGAACACCGACGGCTCGACCCAGCTGGTGATCCGCCGGATGCGGGCCGAGATCGAGAAGTGGGACCTGCTGGCCGTCGCCGACAAGGAGAACGCCACCGGCCGCCGCCTGGAGTCGGGTGCCCCGCTGAGCGGCACCAACGAGCGCGACGAGCCCGACTTCGGCGCCCTGGACGACACCGGTCTGCCGAAGATGCCGGACTTCTCCCACGTCACCCGGGCCCGGGTCACCGATCCCGGCCTGAAGATCCTGCGCCGGCCGTACAACTACGACGGCGTGCCGAACGCGCTCGGGCACCCCGACGCCGGGCTGATCTTCGCGGCGTACCAGCGTGACATCGCCCGGCAGTTCGTGCCCATCCAGCAGCGCCTCGCGGACAAGGACCTGCTCAACGAATGGATCACTCCGATCGGCTCGGCCGTGTTCGCGATCCCGCCGGGCTGCGCCGAGGGCGGCTGGATCGGCGAACAGGTGCTGGCGTGA
- the copC gene encoding copper homeostasis periplasmic binding protein CopC gives MRKALAALAAVVIVLLPAAPAWAHAQLVSADPAEDASLARAPASVTLTFSERLNPEFTTIVVSDAARQRIPAAAPTVDAGKGTVSLTQPLSNGAYTVAYRVVSVDGHTVQGSYPFTVADPTRPAAAAASQPAVARADRSTGISTPVLIGLGAFGVLCVLVVAYLYVSGRRRAARREQVVPARDGDVVQPAQTGRLARE, from the coding sequence GTGAGGAAGGCTCTGGCCGCACTGGCCGCCGTGGTGATCGTGCTGCTGCCTGCCGCGCCGGCCTGGGCGCACGCCCAGCTGGTGAGCGCGGATCCGGCCGAGGACGCCAGCCTGGCCCGGGCGCCGGCCTCGGTCACGCTGACCTTCAGCGAACGGCTCAACCCCGAGTTCACCACCATCGTCGTCAGCGACGCGGCCAGACAACGGATACCCGCCGCGGCTCCGACCGTCGACGCCGGGAAGGGCACCGTCAGCCTTACTCAGCCGCTGAGCAACGGCGCCTACACGGTGGCGTACCGCGTGGTGTCGGTGGACGGTCACACGGTCCAGGGCTCGTACCCGTTCACCGTGGCGGACCCCACCCGGCCCGCGGCCGCCGCCGCTTCCCAGCCCGCGGTGGCGCGCGCCGACAGATCCACGGGAATCTCAACACCCGTGCTGATCGGTCTGGGTGCGTTCGGTGTCCTGTGCGTGCTGGTCGTCGCCTACCTGTACGTGTCCGGCCGGCGTCGCGCCGCTCGCCGCGAGCAGGTCGTCCCAGCCCGTGACGGCGACGTCGTCCAGCCCGCTCAGACCGGCCGCCTCGCCCGCGAATAG
- a CDS encoding DHA2 family efflux MFS transporter permease subunit, translating to MTEQAAAPPGKLDAAVLKIAGVVVLGAIMSILDITVVSVALPTFQNEFDATYAQVAWTMTGYTLALATVIPLSGWAADRFGTKRLYMMAMLLFTLGSVLCATADSIEQLVAYRVLQGLGGGMLMPIGMTIMTRAAGPERIGRLMAVLGVPMLLGPIGGPILGGWLIEAASWHWVFLINLPIGIIALVYAQLALPKDEPHPSESFDFVGMLMLSPGLALFLYGVSSLPEEGTITATKVWVTMLVGALLVISFVIYSFRPQHPLLDLRLLKNRNLSVASLSLFVFVIAFMGAGLLFPSYFLQVRGESTLDAGLLMAPQGIGAVLTMPIAGMLADKIPVGRTVPFAMALIAVGFFGFTQVGTDTSYLFLCGSLFVMGLGMGGTMMPIMTSALRTLQSAEVARGSTLVNILQQIGGSIGTAIMSVILTSRLNGSTPIPGLNNPQTGEPITEAGAAIATQQGAQLPLPPNVLERGLQYAADSFSTTFWVGFALVLATFIPIAFLPRKRRTPGATGAAAEPAVEAPILMH from the coding sequence GTGACCGAACAAGCCGCCGCGCCTCCGGGCAAGCTGGACGCCGCGGTGCTCAAGATCGCCGGGGTGGTGGTGCTCGGGGCGATCATGTCGATCCTCGACATCACCGTCGTCAGCGTCGCCCTGCCGACCTTCCAGAACGAGTTCGACGCGACGTACGCGCAGGTCGCCTGGACCATGACCGGGTACACCCTGGCGCTGGCCACGGTGATCCCGCTCAGCGGCTGGGCCGCCGACCGGTTCGGCACCAAGCGGCTCTACATGATGGCGATGCTGCTCTTCACGCTCGGCTCGGTGCTCTGCGCCACCGCCGACTCGATCGAGCAGCTCGTCGCGTACAGGGTCCTGCAGGGCCTGGGTGGCGGCATGCTCATGCCGATCGGCATGACGATCATGACGCGGGCCGCCGGCCCCGAGCGGATCGGCCGGCTCATGGCCGTGCTGGGCGTTCCGATGCTGCTCGGCCCGATCGGTGGCCCGATCCTGGGTGGCTGGCTGATCGAGGCAGCGAGCTGGCACTGGGTCTTCCTGATCAACCTGCCCATCGGCATCATCGCCCTCGTCTACGCGCAGCTCGCCCTGCCCAAGGACGAGCCCCACCCGTCGGAGTCGTTCGACTTCGTCGGCATGCTGATGCTCTCGCCCGGCCTGGCCCTCTTCCTGTACGGCGTGTCGTCGCTGCCCGAGGAAGGCACGATCACCGCCACCAAGGTGTGGGTCACCATGCTGGTCGGTGCGCTGCTGGTCATCAGTTTTGTCATCTACTCGTTCAGGCCGCAGCACCCGCTGCTCGACCTGCGCCTGCTGAAGAACCGCAACCTGAGCGTCGCGTCGCTGTCGCTGTTCGTCTTCGTGATCGCGTTCATGGGTGCCGGCCTGCTCTTCCCGAGCTACTTCCTGCAGGTCCGGGGCGAGTCGACGCTCGACGCCGGTCTGCTGATGGCTCCGCAGGGCATCGGTGCGGTGCTGACCATGCCGATCGCCGGCATGCTGGCCGACAAGATCCCGGTCGGCCGGACGGTGCCGTTCGCGATGGCGCTGATCGCCGTCGGGTTCTTCGGCTTCACCCAGGTCGGGACCGACACGTCGTACCTGTTCCTGTGCGGGTCATTGTTCGTGATGGGCCTGGGCATGGGCGGCACGATGATGCCGATCATGACTTCGGCGCTGCGGACGCTGCAGTCCGCCGAGGTCGCCCGCGGATCCACGCTGGTGAACATCCTCCAGCAGATCGGCGGCTCGATCGGCACGGCGATCATGTCCGTGATCCTGACCAGCCGGCTCAACGGCTCGACGCCGATCCCGGGCCTGAACAACCCGCAGACCGGCGAGCCGATCACCGAGGCGGGCGCGGCCATCGCCACGCAGCAGGGCGCGCAGCTCCCGCTGCCGCCCAACGTCCTCGAGCGCGGCCTGCAGTACGCCGCCGACTCGTTCTCGACCACGTTCTGGGTCGGGTTCGCCCTGGTACTGGCGACCTTCATCCCGATCGCGTTCCTGCCCCGCAAGCGCCGCACGCCCGGCGCCACGGGTGCGGCGGCCGAGCCCGCCGTCGAAGCGCCGATCCTGATGCACTGA